One Mesorhizobium loti genomic window carries:
- a CDS encoding iron-responsive transcriptional regulator, giving the protein MRLTRQTNYAMRILMYCAANDDRLSRIPEIATAYSVSELFLFKILQPLVEHGLVETVRGRNGGVRLGRAAESISLFDVVRVTEESFAMAECFENDAAECPLVDSCALNSALREALNAFFAVLSRYTVADMVAARPNVRNLLGIDMLERRAPAA; this is encoded by the coding sequence ATTATGCCATGCGCATCCTGATGTATTGTGCCGCCAACGATGACCGGTTGAGCCGCATTCCCGAAATCGCGACCGCCTATTCGGTGTCGGAACTGTTCCTGTTCAAGATCCTGCAGCCGCTGGTCGAGCATGGCCTGGTGGAGACAGTGCGCGGCCGCAATGGTGGCGTCCGGCTTGGCCGCGCCGCGGAATCCATCAGCCTCTTCGACGTCGTGCGGGTGACGGAAGAGAGCTTTGCCATGGCCGAATGCTTCGAGAACGATGCCGCCGAATGCCCGCTGGTCGACAGCTGCGCGCTGAATTCGGCGCTGCGCGAGGCTCTCAACGCCTTCTTCGCCGTGCTTTCCCGCTACACCGTTGCCGATATGGTGGCGGCAAGGCCGAATGTGCGCAACCTGCTCGGCATCGACATGCTGGAGCGCCGCGCCCCGGCTGCCTGA
- a CDS encoding ABC transporter has translation MIEARDVSVDIAGKRIVGGVDFDARPGEVAAIVGPNGSGKTTFLKALSGELAYTGQVALNGRDLAAMKPVEIAVHRAVLPQATTLSFPFTVREVVKLGLVGGRSGALSGEDARLPERALARVDLDGFAGRFYQELSGGEQQRVQLARVLSQVWAPVLDGKPRYLFLDEPVSSLDIKHQLIIMNIARDFARRGGGVVAILHDLNLTSMYADRIFVMHRGRLAATGSPRDVLSDDLIEKVFDCRLRIGVLPAGNMPFVLPQSSVG, from the coding sequence ATGATCGAGGCAAGGGATGTTTCCGTTGATATCGCCGGCAAGCGCATCGTCGGCGGTGTCGATTTCGACGCACGGCCCGGCGAAGTCGCGGCCATCGTCGGCCCCAACGGCTCGGGCAAGACGACCTTCCTGAAGGCGTTGTCGGGTGAGCTCGCCTATACCGGGCAGGTCGCCCTCAACGGCCGCGATCTTGCGGCGATGAAACCGGTAGAGATTGCCGTCCATCGTGCGGTGCTGCCGCAGGCGACGACGCTGTCCTTCCCGTTCACGGTTCGCGAGGTCGTCAAGCTTGGCCTTGTCGGCGGGCGCTCAGGCGCCTTATCAGGCGAGGACGCGCGGCTGCCAGAGCGGGCGCTGGCGCGCGTCGACCTCGACGGTTTTGCCGGGCGTTTCTACCAGGAGCTTTCGGGCGGCGAGCAGCAGCGCGTCCAGCTTGCGCGCGTGCTGTCCCAGGTCTGGGCGCCGGTGCTCGACGGCAAGCCGCGCTATCTCTTTCTCGATGAGCCGGTTTCCAGCCTCGACATCAAGCATCAGCTGATCATCATGAACATCGCCCGCGATTTCGCCAGAAGGGGCGGCGGCGTGGTCGCCATCCTGCACGACCTCAATCTGACTTCCATGTATGCCGACCGGATTTTCGTCATGCACCGCGGCCGGCTCGCAGCCACTGGTTCGCCACGGGATGTGCTGAGTGATGATCTGATCGAAAAAGTGTTCGACTGCCGGCTCAGGATTGGCGTGCTGCCGGCCGGCAACATGCCGTTCGTGCTGCCGCAATCGTCGGTCGGTTGA
- a CDS encoding transport system permease: MVDQSIAGPVKVMANASEGDRSGRARIVILLLCLGLAAAVLLSLTSGASDASAINVLRDWLFGAIPSDAALNGRDSLIIYDIRLPRIILGMLVGAALAVSGAVMQGLFRNPLADPGLIGVSAGSSLGAVAVIVLGATVLAPVTALFGTLALPLAAFFGGLATTLVLYQVATRRGQTSVATMLLAGIALAALAMALTGILIFMADDRQLRDLTFWQLGSLGGATWQKIGSVGPIIILALAAMPFLARGLNALALGEATAGHLGIPIQRLKYTAIIGVSAAVGASVAVSGGIGFVGIVVPHLLRLLIGPDNRYLLPASALLGASLLLLGDAVARTIVAPAELPIGIVTAIAGAPFFLWILLRKRGVVDL, translated from the coding sequence ATGGTCGACCAATCGATCGCCGGCCCGGTGAAGGTGATGGCGAATGCATCCGAAGGCGACCGCTCGGGCCGCGCCCGCATCGTCATCCTGCTGTTGTGCCTCGGGCTCGCGGCAGCCGTGCTTTTGTCGCTGACGTCAGGGGCATCGGATGCTTCGGCTATCAACGTTCTCAGGGACTGGCTGTTTGGGGCCATTCCGAGCGATGCGGCGCTGAACGGCCGTGACAGCCTGATCATTTACGATATCCGTTTGCCGCGCATCATCCTCGGCATGCTGGTCGGCGCGGCGCTCGCGGTCTCGGGCGCCGTCATGCAGGGACTGTTCCGCAATCCGCTGGCCGATCCCGGCCTGATCGGCGTTTCCGCCGGCTCCAGCCTCGGCGCGGTCGCCGTCATCGTGCTTGGCGCCACGGTGCTGGCGCCGGTGACAGCCTTGTTCGGCACGCTCGCGCTGCCGCTGGCAGCCTTCTTCGGCGGTCTTGCCACGACGCTGGTGCTTTATCAGGTCGCCACGCGGCGCGGGCAAACCTCGGTCGCCACCATGCTGCTGGCCGGCATCGCGCTGGCGGCGCTCGCCATGGCCTTGACCGGCATCCTCATCTTCATGGCGGACGATCGCCAGTTGCGCGACCTGACCTTCTGGCAGCTCGGATCGCTCGGTGGCGCGACCTGGCAGAAGATCGGTTCGGTCGGGCCGATCATCATACTGGCGCTGGCGGCGATGCCGTTCCTGGCGCGCGGCCTCAATGCGCTGGCGCTGGGCGAGGCGACCGCCGGGCATCTCGGCATTCCGATACAGCGGTTGAAATATACGGCCATCATCGGTGTCTCGGCTGCGGTCGGTGCATCCGTCGCCGTCAGTGGCGGCATCGGCTTCGTCGGCATCGTCGTGCCGCATCTGCTGCGGCTGCTGATCGGTCCGGACAATCGCTATCTGCTGCCCGCTTCGGCGTTGCTCGGCGCCTCGCTGCTGCTCTTGGGGGATGCGGTCGCCCGCACCATCGTGGCGCCGGCCGAATTGCCGATCGGCATCGTCACCGCGATCGCAGGCGCGCCGTTCTTCCTGTGGATCCTGCTGCGCAAGCGCGGCGTGGTCGATTTGTGA
- a CDS encoding hemin binding protein: protein MRFFPNLPAMRRSMAAPILGLSLAFATLQPAGAAEGVSVFSNPSKIAAIGGSITEIVYALGEEKHLVARDSTSNYPKAALALPDVGYMRALSPEGVLSVNPTGILALQGSGPKEAVDVLKKTSIPFIEVPEHFSHEGILEKVRIVGKALGVDAKAEVLAKELDAKLTSAEKQTASIKERKRILFVLSIQGGKILAAGSETAADGMVRLAGGVNAVEGFSGYKQMSDEAIITARPDVILMMSNAGPPVLDDELFGNPSVASTPAGTARKLIRIDGSYLLGFGPRTAEAIHDLAVSLYGAEVTD from the coding sequence ATGCGGTTTTTCCCGAACCTGCCGGCCATGCGCCGTTCGATGGCAGCGCCGATCCTCGGCCTTTCCCTTGCCTTTGCAACACTGCAACCGGCTGGCGCTGCCGAGGGCGTCTCGGTCTTCTCCAATCCGTCGAAGATCGCCGCCATAGGCGGTTCGATCACCGAAATCGTCTATGCGCTTGGCGAGGAGAAACATCTGGTGGCGCGCGACTCCACCAGCAATTATCCGAAAGCGGCGCTGGCCTTGCCTGATGTCGGCTATATGCGCGCTCTGTCGCCGGAAGGTGTGTTGTCGGTCAATCCGACCGGTATCCTGGCGCTGCAGGGCAGCGGTCCCAAGGAAGCCGTCGATGTGCTGAAGAAGACCAGCATACCCTTCATCGAAGTGCCCGAGCATTTTAGCCACGAAGGCATCCTCGAGAAGGTCCGCATCGTCGGCAAGGCGCTCGGCGTCGATGCCAAGGCCGAGGTGCTGGCCAAGGAACTCGATGCCAAACTGACATCAGCCGAAAAGCAGACCGCCTCGATCAAGGAGCGCAAGCGCATCCTGTTCGTGCTGTCGATACAGGGCGGCAAGATCCTGGCGGCCGGCAGCGAAACCGCGGCCGACGGCATGGTCAGGCTGGCAGGCGGGGTCAATGCCGTCGAAGGCTTCTCCGGCTACAAGCAGATGTCCGATGAAGCGATCATCACCGCCAGGCCTGACGTGATCCTGATGATGAGCAATGCCGGACCGCCGGTATTGGACGACGAATTGTTCGGCAACCCGTCCGTTGCCTCGACGCCGGCCGGAACTGCGCGCAAGCTGATCCGCATCGATGGTAGCTATCTGCTCGGCTTCGGGCCGCGCACGGCTGAAGCCATCCACGACCTCGCCGTCTCGCTCTATGGCGCTGAAGTCACGGACTAA
- a CDS encoding hemin-degrading family protein has translation MDQRVKPAPHEIRRARTEDPKARERDLAAQLGISEAELVAAHCGDGVVRIEPRVNDLLTGLEAVGEVMALTRNESAVHEKIGVYDKVVTGNHNAMVLGENIDLRIFPKVWAHGFAVEKRDGDDIRRSLQFFDAAGEAVHKVHLRPASSLYAYQKLVASLESSNQEPTVNISGPISDDQGEGGATTASPDDLRDRWSRLTDVHQFFGMLKTLKLSRRQAVRMVGTDYAWLLDNDAVRAMFHHAAEGEMPIMCFVGNRGCIQIHSGPVKSIKPMGPWINVLDETFHLHLRTDHIHEVWAVRKPTKDGHVTSLEVYAANGEMIIQFFGKRHEGESERDDWRFLAENLPRIPSPTAA, from the coding sequence ATGGACCAGCGCGTAAAACCCGCCCCGCATGAAATCCGGCGGGCACGGACGGAGGATCCGAAAGCGCGCGAGCGTGACCTGGCGGCCCAACTCGGCATTTCGGAAGCCGAGTTGGTCGCCGCGCATTGCGGTGACGGCGTCGTGCGCATCGAACCGCGCGTCAACGACCTTTTGACGGGTCTCGAAGCCGTTGGCGAAGTGATGGCGCTGACCCGCAACGAAAGCGCCGTGCACGAAAAGATCGGCGTCTATGACAAGGTCGTCACCGGCAACCACAATGCCATGGTGCTTGGCGAGAACATCGACCTGCGCATCTTCCCGAAAGTCTGGGCACATGGCTTTGCCGTGGAAAAGCGCGACGGCGACGACATCCGCCGCAGCCTGCAATTCTTCGATGCGGCTGGCGAGGCGGTGCACAAGGTGCATCTGCGGCCGGCCTCCAGCCTCTATGCCTACCAGAAGCTGGTCGCTTCGCTGGAATCGTCCAATCAGGAACCGACGGTCAATATTTCAGGCCCAATTTCCGACGATCAGGGCGAGGGCGGGGCGACCACCGCCAGCCCAGACGATCTGCGCGACCGCTGGAGCCGGCTGACCGACGTGCACCAGTTCTTCGGCATGCTGAAGACGCTCAAGCTCAGCCGCCGCCAGGCGGTGCGCATGGTCGGAACGGATTATGCCTGGCTGCTCGACAATGACGCGGTCCGCGCCATGTTCCACCATGCCGCCGAAGGCGAGATGCCGATCATGTGCTTCGTCGGAAACCGCGGCTGCATCCAGATCCATTCCGGACCGGTCAAGTCGATCAAACCGATGGGGCCGTGGATCAATGTGCTGGACGAGACCTTCCACTTGCACCTGCGCACCGACCACATCCATGAAGTCTGGGCGGTGCGCAAGCCGACCAAGGATGGCCATGTCACCTCGCTTGAGGTCTATGCGGCGAATGGCGAGATGATCATCCAGTTCTTCGGCAAGCGCCACGAAGGCGAAAGCGAGCGCGACGACTGGCGGTTCCTGGCCGAGAACCTGCCGCGCATTCCAAGCCCGACGGCAGCGTGA
- a CDS encoding hemin uptake protein HemP — MNTHNPNDFRYRARRSDDASTRFDRIPLAVRTLSSNTLFQGEHEIGIEHHGALYRLKITRQGKLILNK, encoded by the coding sequence ATGAACACGCACAATCCCAACGATTTTCGCTATCGCGCCCGCCGTTCCGACGATGCCTCCACCCGCTTCGATCGGATCCCGCTGGCGGTGCGAACGCTCTCCAGCAACACGCTGTTCCAGGGCGAGCACGAGATCGGCATCGAGCATCATGGCGCGCTCTACCGGCTGAAGATCACCCGGCAGGGCAAGCTCATTCTCAACAAGTAA
- a CDS encoding heme acquisition protein hasR — protein MGLVNWEWRGRSAAHGVAALLASVAAVALSAPSAHAQQATQPAGEQTDQSKKADQEKAAPAGATLLDKILVLSRTGETAIESLASASHVDQDQLARRMATTPNEMLLGVPGVATQADARRASTSINIRGLQDFGRVAVIVDGARQDFQRSDHGTQSTFYIDPELVKSVDVIRGPVANTYGSGAIGGVVFFDTKDAEDFLKPEETWGASVTGRYESNGKGWTTSATGAYRFNENWDVLGNIVYRNYDDYKDGGGDTVKGTGFDVLSGLLKTTIRPSENSELKLGWVGSSDSWDETSGGVPVNDVDLKSNTFTARYNITDEDKSWLDLHINTSYNKTSLDLTSLVPQNRFDPVTGLPVVLPTGSTSTFDVGTAAIDIWNTSRFETGGVGHELTYGGDWVNDDVKTGGTAGGDSFYTPSGRRNVSGAYVQDKLTWDWLEVIAGLRYDSYSLRDDTHDTSGDRLSPRITVGVSPFDNASLAGLQFYGTYAEGYRSPSLTETLISGNHPAGVTFPFLPNPNLRPETGKTTEFGINYKQNDMLEAGDALRIKAAYFNNDVDDYIEGVTLSPFAPSSGCPFGPGIPICYQYQNFAKAKIYGFEFESVYDAGWGYAGLSASITNGHTISYKGVEADLATIPSSQVTAQLGLRFLEDKLTVGGEVQYNGKPKGNAVAEDYTLVNAFASYQATDNLKVDFRADNLFDVKYANPLNGSTTVAVYEPGITLKLAATMRFGG, from the coding sequence ATGGGGTTGGTGAACTGGGAATGGCGCGGCCGGTCGGCGGCGCACGGTGTGGCGGCTTTGTTGGCTAGCGTGGCGGCGGTCGCTTTGTCCGCGCCGTCGGCCCACGCTCAGCAGGCAACGCAGCCGGCGGGCGAGCAGACAGATCAATCGAAGAAGGCTGACCAGGAGAAGGCAGCCCCCGCGGGTGCGACGCTGCTCGACAAGATCCTGGTGCTCAGCCGCACCGGCGAAACGGCGATCGAATCATTGGCCTCGGCCAGCCATGTCGACCAGGACCAGCTCGCCCGCCGCATGGCGACGACGCCGAACGAGATGCTGCTGGGTGTGCCCGGTGTCGCAACACAGGCCGACGCCAGGCGCGCCAGCACCAGCATCAACATCCGCGGCCTGCAGGATTTCGGCCGCGTCGCGGTGATCGTCGACGGCGCACGCCAGGACTTCCAGCGTTCCGACCACGGCACGCAATCGACCTTCTACATCGACCCCGAACTCGTCAAATCCGTCGATGTGATCCGTGGTCCTGTCGCCAACACCTATGGTTCGGGCGCCATCGGCGGCGTCGTCTTCTTCGACACCAAGGACGCAGAGGATTTTCTCAAGCCGGAGGAAACATGGGGCGCTTCGGTAACCGGACGCTATGAGAGCAACGGCAAGGGCTGGACCACCAGCGCCACCGGTGCCTACCGTTTCAATGAGAACTGGGATGTCCTGGGCAACATCGTCTACCGCAACTATGACGACTACAAGGATGGCGGCGGCGACACCGTCAAAGGCACCGGCTTCGACGTGCTGAGCGGCCTGCTCAAGACCACCATCCGCCCGTCCGAAAACAGCGAGTTGAAACTGGGCTGGGTCGGCTCAAGCGACAGCTGGGACGAAACCAGCGGCGGTGTGCCGGTCAACGATGTCGACCTGAAGTCGAACACCTTCACGGCCCGTTACAACATCACGGACGAGGACAAGAGCTGGCTCGATCTCCACATCAACACCTCGTACAACAAGACCAGTCTCGACCTGACCAGCCTTGTTCCGCAAAACCGCTTCGATCCGGTCACAGGTCTTCCGGTGGTGCTGCCAACCGGCTCGACGTCGACGTTCGATGTCGGCACGGCCGCAATCGACATCTGGAACACCTCACGATTCGAGACCGGTGGCGTTGGGCACGAATTGACCTATGGCGGCGACTGGGTGAATGACGACGTCAAGACTGGCGGCACCGCCGGTGGCGACAGTTTCTACACGCCGTCGGGCAGACGGAATGTGTCCGGCGCCTATGTCCAGGATAAGCTCACCTGGGATTGGCTCGAGGTGATCGCCGGGCTGCGTTACGACAGCTACAGCCTCAGGGATGACACCCACGATACATCGGGCGATCGGTTGTCGCCGCGCATCACCGTCGGCGTCTCGCCCTTTGACAACGCCAGCCTTGCCGGCCTGCAATTCTATGGCACTTACGCAGAGGGCTACCGTTCGCCCTCCCTCACGGAGACGCTGATCAGCGGCAACCATCCGGCAGGTGTCACCTTCCCATTCCTGCCCAATCCGAACCTGCGACCTGAAACCGGCAAGACGACCGAATTCGGCATCAACTACAAGCAGAACGATATGTTGGAGGCTGGCGACGCACTCCGCATCAAGGCGGCCTATTTCAACAACGACGTCGACGACTATATCGAAGGCGTGACGTTGTCGCCGTTCGCCCCAAGCAGTGGTTGCCCGTTCGGCCCTGGCATTCCGATCTGCTACCAGTACCAGAATTTCGCCAAGGCCAAGATCTACGGCTTTGAGTTTGAAAGCGTCTACGACGCCGGATGGGGCTATGCCGGGCTTTCGGCATCGATCACGAATGGCCACACCATTTCCTACAAGGGTGTGGAAGCCGATCTCGCTACAATCCCCTCTTCGCAGGTCACCGCCCAGCTTGGGCTGCGCTTCCTCGAGGACAAGCTGACCGTTGGTGGTGAGGTGCAGTACAACGGCAAGCCGAAAGGCAATGCGGTGGCCGAGGACTACACGCTGGTCAATGCCTTCGCCAGCTACCAGGCGACCGACAATCTGAAGGTCGATTTCCGCGCCGACAACCTGTTCGACGTCAAATACGCCAATCCGCTCAACGGCAGCACGACAGTCGCGGTCTATGAGCCGGGCATCACGCTGAAGCTGGCGGCAACCATGCGGTTTGGAGGCTGA
- a CDS encoding TonB family protein, with product MTFARWSLQFPARDMQEISPLPDAGSELAVAPAGPLVPARPTARWPIALVVSGLLHGAAAAFFLFSPSSAFNSRNAEQSEGGDQTGDKVAGSALDKDPAAINVTLEPKPQPTKPEPAKAVRPAPPTKPLQPEQEVVKQAPEPVQEVARPLPEPLPEAAKQPAVTPDILVAATPRPDDQSVDAKAETSPQPSVQAESAQAPAVVPDQPPIPSARPTPPAAPATIRAASERSGMADGLDKLAQAASKGKRPKEAGSDAEDSYRGDVFRKLGSVNRTLPPSLQLKARNNAVVTFVIGRKGGIDELRVLQSSGSAAFDEAALGIVRKAAPFPPIPAQAANPTLEFEVGIGPF from the coding sequence TTGACTTTTGCCCGCTGGTCGCTGCAATTTCCGGCCCGCGACATGCAGGAAATCAGTCCCCTCCCCGACGCTGGCAGTGAACTGGCGGTAGCGCCGGCCGGGCCACTTGTGCCCGCACGGCCAACCGCCCGATGGCCCATTGCCCTCGTCGTCTCGGGCCTGCTCCATGGAGCGGCGGCGGCATTCTTTCTGTTCTCGCCCTCCAGCGCATTCAATTCCCGGAATGCTGAGCAATCGGAAGGCGGCGATCAAACCGGCGACAAGGTGGCCGGCAGCGCGTTGGACAAGGATCCGGCGGCAATAAATGTCACGCTGGAGCCGAAACCGCAGCCGACCAAACCGGAACCGGCAAAAGCTGTCAGACCAGCACCGCCGACAAAGCCATTGCAGCCTGAGCAGGAGGTTGTGAAGCAAGCTCCCGAACCCGTACAGGAAGTAGCCAGGCCGTTGCCCGAGCCTTTGCCGGAAGCTGCCAAACAGCCAGCGGTAACGCCGGACATACTGGTGGCGGCGACCCCGCGCCCCGACGATCAGAGCGTGGATGCCAAAGCCGAAACATCGCCGCAGCCGAGCGTCCAGGCCGAAAGCGCTCAAGCGCCTGCTGTCGTTCCGGACCAACCGCCAATCCCCAGCGCCAGGCCAACTCCGCCAGCCGCTCCGGCGACGATTAGAGCAGCGAGTGAGCGCAGCGGCATGGCAGATGGCCTGGACAAGCTGGCGCAAGCGGCCAGCAAGGGCAAAAGACCGAAAGAGGCAGGCAGCGACGCGGAAGACAGCTATCGCGGCGACGTGTTTAGAAAGCTCGGGAGTGTCAACCGTACTCTCCCGCCTTCGCTGCAACTGAAGGCACGCAACAATGCGGTCGTCACATTCGTCATAGGCAGGAAGGGCGGCATAGATGAGTTGCGCGTTCTGCAGAGCTCAGGATCGGCGGCTTTCGACGAGGCCGCGCTCGGCATCGTGCGCAAGGCCGCTCCTTTCCCTCCAATTCCCGCACAGGCAGCAAACCCAACTTTGGAGTTCGAGGTCGGAATCGGCCCATTTTGA
- a CDS encoding antibiotic biosynthesis monooxygenase has protein sequence MYIAMNRFKVQNGSEADFEAVWKNRDSSLAEMKGFREFHLLRGPVNETEGYTLFASHTVWASQDDFVAWTKSENFRAAHRNVGTTKVHYLGHPQFEGFSVVEGA, from the coding sequence ATGTACATCGCCATGAACCGCTTCAAGGTGCAGAACGGCTCGGAAGCCGATTTCGAGGCCGTGTGGAAGAACCGCGATTCCAGCCTTGCCGAGATGAAGGGTTTTCGGGAATTCCATCTGCTGCGCGGCCCGGTCAACGAGACCGAAGGCTACACGCTGTTTGCCTCACACACGGTGTGGGCGAGCCAGGACGATTTCGTCGCCTGGACCAAATCGGAAAACTTCCGCGCCGCACACAGGAATGTCGGCACGACGAAGGTCCACTATCTCGGACACCCGCAATTCGAGGGCTTTTCCGTCGTCGAGGGCGCCTGA
- a CDS encoding Glycosyl transferase family 2: MGGNSSGATDQMEDKSPPFELPRVAVVITCYNYRPYVEQAIRSVLAQTYRNWDCVIVDDASTDGSADHIRQLLAAIDDPRLRLLARSQNGGQITGFRDGFAATDAPFVAFLDADDAWLPDFLLAHLSAHLNATYSAALSSSDVFLVDGSGTLLSGTFLPLRKPRSGPDNNGVAIAPDGQLAGIASGIAYVSEHPVTYFAPSTTGWLWSPCSAIMYRRGALEPVLSFPFKAKMGADYLTATCAHLAGGTLILSEGLSLYRLHGSNMSSTGIAFAGGHVPQTPAHRAHKSTLAADVVDYVLENSAWLSDVNGRNFIPAFLRQHVGQFRELADDPRLMRYLTRGRPWQWLRMHVGHWLRRLGGRGSTRS, translated from the coding sequence ATGGGCGGCAATTCGAGCGGGGCGACCGATCAGATGGAAGACAAGTCCCCACCGTTTGAGCTGCCGCGCGTGGCGGTGGTCATCACCTGCTACAATTACCGGCCCTACGTCGAACAGGCGATCCGCTCGGTGTTGGCGCAGACCTACCGGAACTGGGACTGCGTCATTGTCGACGACGCCTCGACCGACGGCTCGGCCGACCATATCCGCCAGCTTCTGGCAGCCATAGACGATCCGCGCCTGCGCCTGCTGGCGCGCTCGCAAAATGGCGGGCAGATCACGGGATTCCGCGATGGCTTTGCCGCGACCGACGCGCCTTTCGTGGCATTTCTCGATGCCGACGATGCGTGGCTGCCGGATTTTCTCCTGGCGCATCTGTCCGCCCACCTCAACGCAACATATTCGGCTGCGCTGTCGAGCTCCGACGTGTTCCTGGTCGATGGCAGCGGCACCTTGCTGAGCGGCACTTTCCTTCCCTTGCGCAAACCGCGCTCCGGGCCTGATAACAATGGCGTCGCCATCGCGCCTGATGGCCAGCTTGCCGGCATAGCGTCCGGGATTGCCTATGTATCGGAGCATCCAGTGACTTATTTCGCGCCTTCGACAACCGGCTGGCTATGGTCACCATGCTCGGCGATCATGTACCGGCGTGGCGCGCTGGAACCGGTCTTGTCCTTCCCGTTCAAGGCCAAGATGGGGGCGGATTATCTGACGGCCACTTGTGCGCATCTGGCCGGCGGCACCCTCATCCTGTCCGAAGGGCTCAGCCTCTATCGCCTGCACGGGTCGAACATGTCCTCCACCGGCATTGCCTTTGCCGGCGGCCATGTGCCGCAAACGCCTGCCCACCGAGCCCACAAGAGCACATTGGCGGCGGATGTCGTCGACTATGTGCTGGAGAATTCAGCCTGGCTCAGTGATGTCAACGGGCGCAATTTCATACCCGCATTCCTGAGGCAGCATGTGGGTCAGTTCAGGGAGCTGGCCGATGATCCGCGGCTGATGCGATACCTGACCCGGGGACGGCCCTGGCAGTGGCTGCGCATGCATGTTGGCCACTGGCTGCGTCGGCTGGGTGGGCGCGGTTCGACGCGATCATGA